The following is a genomic window from candidate division KSB1 bacterium.
GGTATCCCGAGCCCCAGAATAATATTTGAATAATGACAAAGAGCGCCGGACAACCCAGGAACTCGACTAAGCGAATCCGGTCAAAGTTTCATAAATTTCTCTGAATTCTCTTTGATATGGATACGAAGAACAATTCTTTTGTCGTGTGTTGTATATAAAACGGATTTCTATGATCCGGCAACAACTTGGCAATTTTATCGATAATATCGAGTTTTTCAATGAACTCTCGGATTAAAATTATGCCGCTATCGGATGACAGTTCGCCGCCAAAGTCAACGTGTACTTTTTTACCAGAAATTTCTTTGAATAAACAGAGTTGATTCGTATTTTTGTCCATAGCTGTTGCTCTCACTTTTTTTTGACAACTAATTATAAAAAATAAAGTTAAAAGAGGCGACAGCTATTTTTGTGAATTATTCAGATTAAGATAGATTCTCGGGTATTTTGGTAGAATCCAGGCATATGAATTTAAAGGGAGCAGATCATGATGCAAGCAATCAGGCATAAAATCAATTGGAGTAAAATCTGGTTTTTGTTCTCGTGGCTTTTTCTCCTGTTTGTCTTTTCCTTCAGTTGGGGATTTTTATCAGCCAAATTCAAAGTTTTTCCATACTATACAATTCGTAATACAATAATGACGGCCAGCACCGTTCAGTGGCTATTTAAGAATAACGTCACAACCAGCCTTTCAGCCAACGAAATCAGTGCATCGCGAACCCGTGGCGGTGTCACTATCAATAAATTAATTCAAAACAAAGATCAGTTTTTACTGACCACTCTTTATAAAAACGAGGAATTTGTCGCGATCATTATGGACCGAGAGGGGAATAACATTCATGAATGGAAAATACCTTATAAACAACAAAAACTGTTCATGGCAAAAGACACCAAAGTATCTCTGTCCAAGAAAAACCTGATGATCCACGGTGCATCGCTTGATGACAAGGGTAACATTTATTTGGTTATTGAATTCAGAGGCCTGATCAAATTAAATTCAGCTTCCGAGAATATATGGACATTACACATGCCTGTTCATCACGCCGTAACAGTGGATAAAGACAAATCTATATGGACGATCAGCCGAAATAAAATCAATGATACAAAAGATTGGATTCCTTTTGCAACTCAGCCCTATTGGAATGACTTGATAGTCCATATTTCACCTGAAGGTGAAATAATAGAATCATTTTCGGTATTGGACATTATTTTTGACAATCAGTACGAAGGTATCCTTTACGGCGGACATCCCGCCAGACCAGCGATACATCATGAAGATCCTCTGCATGTAAATGATGTACGCATCATGACACAAGAGCAGGCTGGGTATTTCAAAAATGTAAATCCTGGTGATTTGATAATCTCTATGCGAACCATCAATACAGTGATGATTGTTGACAGACATTCACATTCTATTTTATGGACGATAACGGGACCGTTTCTGCGCCAACACAGTCCGAGAATCAGCGCCACTGGATCACTATTGGTATTTGACAACCGGACGGCGCGCG
Proteins encoded in this region:
- a CDS encoding arylsulfotransferase family protein; protein product: MMQAIRHKINWSKIWFLFSWLFLLFVFSFSWGFLSAKFKVFPYYTIRNTIMTASTVQWLFKNNVTTSLSANEISASRTRGGVTINKLIQNKDQFLLTTLYKNEEFVAIIMDREGNNIHEWKIPYKQQKLFMAKDTKVSLSKKNLMIHGASLDDKGNIYLVIEFRGLIKLNSASENIWTLHMPVHHAVTVDKDKSIWTISRNKINDTKDWIPFATQPYWNDLIVHISPEGEIIESFSVLDIIFDNQYEGILYGGHPARPAIHHEDPLHVNDVRIMTQEQAGYFKNVNPGDLIISMRTINTVMIVDRHSHSILWTITGPFLRQHSPRISATGSLLVFDNRTARGQTGGAARYLTDPQALDYSRLLSIDLKSRVVEWQYQGTVEHPFYTSIQGWLEELDNGDILAVESEGGRIFQIDLKTDKIVWEYINLIKKGVVGRVTQATPVSEHQISALGKNN